Proteins encoded in a region of the Mycolicibacterium duvalii genome:
- the gcvP gene encoding aminomethyl-transferring glycine dehydrogenase, translating to MTDQQPTPREFGFVDRHIGPDPDAVATLLHTIGVESLDDLAAKALPAGILDQLSGDGVAPGLDALPPPATEADALAELRALADSNTVAVSMIGQGYYDTLTPPVLLRNIMENPAWYTAYTPYQPEISQGRLEALLNFQTMVTDLTGLEVANASMLDEATAAAEAMTLMQRAVRGPARRLAVDTDVFAQTAAVLQTRAEPLGIEIVTADLRRGLPEGDFFGVIAQLPGASGRVTDWSELIASAHDRGALVAVGADLLALTLITPPGDIGADVAFGTTQRFGVPMGFGGPHAGYLAVHSAHARQLPGRLVGVSKDVDGAAAYRLALQTREQHIRRDKATSNICTAQVLLAVMAAMYASYHGAEGLTAIARRVHGHARALAAGLSAAGVEVVHDTFFDTVLARVAGRARDVQAAAKERGINVWCVDDDHVSVACDEATTSGHIADVLAAFSAEATAGEYAGPAPAPRRSAFLTHPAFTRYRTETEMMRYLRSLADKDIALDRSMIPLGSCTMKLNAAAEMEAVTWPEFGRQHPFAPSSDTPGLRRLISDLETWLSGITGYDNVSLQPNAGSQGEYAGLLAIQAYHAARGESGRDVCLIPSSAHGTNAASAALAGMKVVVVGCRPNGDVDLDDLRAKVTEHADRLSALMITYPSTHGVYEHDVADICAAVHDAGGQVYVDGANLNALVGLARPGRFGGDVSHLNLHKTFCIPHGGGGPGVGPVAVRSHLAPFLPGHPLAEELGDALTVSAAPYGSASILPITWAYIRMMGAQGLRSAALVAIASANYIARRLDEYYPVLYTGENGMVAHECILDLRGITKATGVTVDDVAKRLADYGFHAPTMSFPVAGTLMVEPTESESLAEVDAFCDAMIAIRAEIDKVGSGEWSVDDNPLRGAPHTAECLLVGEWTHPYTREQAAYPLGAAFRPKVWPPVRRIDGAYGDRNLVCSCPPVEAFA from the coding sequence GTGACAGATCAGCAGCCCACCCCCCGCGAGTTCGGCTTCGTCGACCGGCACATCGGACCCGACCCCGACGCGGTCGCGACACTGCTGCACACCATCGGAGTCGAGTCCCTCGACGACCTGGCCGCCAAGGCGCTGCCGGCGGGGATCCTCGATCAGCTCTCCGGGGACGGAGTCGCGCCCGGGCTCGACGCGCTGCCCCCGCCGGCCACCGAGGCCGATGCGCTGGCCGAACTCCGCGCGCTGGCCGACTCGAATACCGTGGCGGTGTCGATGATCGGGCAGGGCTACTACGACACCCTCACCCCGCCGGTGCTGCTGCGCAACATCATGGAGAACCCGGCGTGGTACACGGCCTACACCCCCTACCAGCCCGAGATCAGCCAGGGGCGCCTCGAGGCGCTGCTGAACTTCCAGACCATGGTCACCGACCTGACCGGTCTCGAGGTCGCCAACGCATCGATGCTCGATGAGGCCACCGCTGCCGCCGAGGCGATGACGTTGATGCAACGCGCGGTGCGGGGACCGGCTCGCCGCCTGGCCGTCGACACCGACGTGTTCGCCCAGACCGCCGCAGTGCTGCAGACCCGGGCCGAGCCGCTGGGCATCGAGATCGTGACCGCCGATCTGCGCCGGGGGTTGCCCGAGGGCGACTTCTTCGGCGTCATCGCCCAACTGCCCGGCGCCAGCGGCCGCGTCACCGACTGGAGCGAGTTGATCGCCTCGGCTCACGACCGTGGCGCCCTGGTGGCTGTCGGCGCCGACCTGCTCGCGCTGACGCTGATCACGCCGCCCGGGGACATCGGCGCCGACGTCGCGTTCGGCACCACCCAGCGGTTCGGTGTGCCGATGGGGTTCGGCGGACCGCACGCCGGATACCTGGCCGTGCACTCCGCGCACGCCCGTCAGCTGCCGGGCCGACTGGTCGGGGTGTCCAAGGACGTCGACGGCGCCGCGGCCTATCGGCTGGCGCTGCAGACCCGTGAACAGCACATCCGCCGGGACAAGGCCACCAGCAACATCTGCACCGCACAGGTGCTCCTCGCGGTGATGGCGGCGATGTATGCCAGCTACCACGGCGCCGAGGGGCTGACCGCGATCGCGCGGCGCGTGCACGGCCACGCGCGCGCGCTGGCCGCCGGGCTGTCCGCCGCCGGCGTCGAGGTCGTGCACGACACCTTCTTCGACACTGTCTTGGCTCGCGTCGCCGGGCGCGCCCGCGACGTGCAGGCCGCCGCGAAGGAACGCGGCATCAACGTCTGGTGCGTCGACGACGACCACGTGTCGGTGGCCTGCGACGAAGCGACCACCTCCGGCCACATCGCCGACGTGCTCGCGGCGTTCTCCGCCGAGGCCACCGCCGGTGAGTACGCGGGGCCGGCGCCGGCGCCGCGCCGCTCGGCGTTCCTGACTCACCCGGCCTTCACCCGGTATCGCACGGAGACCGAGATGATGCGCTATCTGCGGTCGCTGGCCGACAAGGACATCGCGTTGGACCGCAGCATGATCCCGCTCGGTTCGTGCACGATGAAGCTCAACGCCGCAGCCGAGATGGAAGCCGTCACGTGGCCGGAGTTCGGCCGTCAGCATCCGTTCGCGCCGTCCTCGGACACCCCGGGCCTGCGGCGGCTGATCTCCGACCTCGAGACCTGGCTGAGCGGTATCACCGGTTACGACAACGTCTCGCTGCAACCCAACGCCGGTTCCCAGGGCGAGTACGCCGGCCTGTTGGCGATCCAGGCCTACCACGCCGCGCGCGGTGAATCGGGCCGCGACGTGTGCCTGATCCCGTCCAGCGCACACGGCACCAACGCCGCGTCGGCTGCGCTCGCGGGCATGAAGGTCGTCGTGGTGGGCTGCCGCCCCAACGGCGACGTCGACCTCGACGACCTGCGCGCGAAGGTGACCGAGCACGCCGACCGGCTCTCGGCGCTGATGATCACCTACCCGTCCACGCACGGCGTCTACGAGCACGACGTCGCCGACATCTGCGCCGCGGTGCACGACGCCGGCGGACAGGTCTACGTCGACGGCGCCAACCTCAACGCGCTGGTCGGCCTGGCCCGCCCGGGGCGGTTCGGCGGCGACGTCAGCCACCTGAACCTGCACAAGACGTTCTGCATCCCGCACGGCGGCGGCGGCCCCGGCGTCGGCCCCGTGGCGGTCCGGTCGCATCTGGCGCCGTTCCTGCCGGGTCATCCGCTGGCCGAGGAGCTGGGCGACGCCCTGACGGTTTCGGCCGCGCCGTACGGTTCGGCGTCGATCCTGCCGATCACGTGGGCCTACATCCGGATGATGGGCGCACAGGGGTTGCGGTCGGCGGCGCTGGTCGCGATCGCGTCGGCCAACTACATCGCCCGCCGGCTCGACGAGTACTACCCGGTGCTCTACACCGGGGAGAACGGCATGGTCGCCCACGAGTGCATCCTCGATCTGCGCGGCATCACGAAGGCGACCGGCGTGACGGTCGACGACGTGGCCAAGCGACTGGCCGACTACGGGTTCCACGCGCCGACGATGAGTTTCCCGGTCGCGGGCACGCTGATGGTGGAGCCGACCGAGAGCGAGTCGCTGGCCGAGGTCGACGCGTTCTGCGACGCGATGATCGCGATCCGTGCCGAGATCGACAAGGTCGGCTCGGGAGAGTGGTCCGTTGATGACAACCCGCTGCGCGGCGCGCCGCACACCGCGGAGTGTCTGCTGGTCGGCGAGTGGACGCATCCATACACCCGCGAACAGGCCGCCTACCCCCTCGGGGCAGCGTTCCGGCCCAAGGTGTGGCCTCCCGTCCGGCGCATCGACGGCGCCTACGGGGACCGCAACCTGGTGTGCTCGTGCCCGCCGGTGGAGGCCTTCGCCTGA
- a CDS encoding MerR family transcriptional regulator — protein sequence MGDTPRQEQLDLSTGSPQADSLPRVSAQPVQAGLFPDDSVPDELVGYRGPSACQIAGITYRQLDYWARTSLVVPSIRGAAGSGSQRLYSFKDILVLKIVKRLLDTGISLHNIRVAVDHLRQRGVQDLANITLFSDGTTVYECTSAEEVVDLLQGGQGVFGIAVSGAMRELTGAIADFPGERADGGESISAPEDELASRRKHRDRKIG from the coding sequence GTGGGAGACACGCCACGCCAGGAGCAACTGGATCTGTCCACCGGCTCCCCGCAGGCGGATTCGCTTCCCCGCGTCTCGGCGCAGCCCGTCCAGGCCGGACTGTTCCCGGACGACTCGGTGCCCGACGAGCTGGTCGGCTACCGCGGTCCCAGCGCCTGCCAGATCGCCGGCATCACCTACCGCCAGCTCGATTACTGGGCCCGTACCTCGCTGGTCGTGCCGTCCATCCGCGGCGCCGCCGGTTCAGGCAGCCAACGGCTCTACTCGTTCAAGGACATCCTGGTCCTCAAGATCGTCAAGCGGCTCCTCGACACCGGTATCTCGCTGCACAACATCCGCGTCGCGGTCGACCATCTGCGCCAGCGCGGGGTGCAGGACCTGGCCAACATCACGCTGTTCTCCGACGGCACCACCGTCTACGAGTGCACTTCCGCCGAGGAAGTAGTCGACCTGCTCCAGGGCGGCCAGGGCGTGTTCGGTATCGCAGTGTCCGGGGCGATGCGGGAGCTGACCGGCGCCATCGCGGACTTCCCCGGCGAGCGGGCCGACGGCGGCGAGTCGATTTCAGCGCCGGAGGACGAGCTGGCGTCGCGACGCAAGCACCGCGACCGCAAGATCGGCTAG
- a CDS encoding bifunctional nuclease family protein, producing MGEVRVIGIRVEQPQNQPVLLLRESNGDRYLPIWIGQSEAAAIALEQQGVEPARPLTHDLIRDVIAALGHSLKEVRIVDLQEGTFYADLIFDRDIKVSARPSDSVAIALRVGVPIYVEEAVLAEAGLMIPDESDDEPSGAVREDEVEKFKEFLDSVSPDDFKAT from the coding sequence ATGGGTGAGGTTCGCGTGATCGGCATTCGAGTTGAGCAGCCGCAGAACCAGCCCGTCTTGCTGCTGCGGGAGTCGAACGGCGACCGATATCTCCCGATCTGGATCGGGCAGTCCGAGGCCGCCGCGATCGCCCTGGAACAGCAGGGCGTGGAACCGGCCCGTCCACTGACCCACGACCTCATCCGCGATGTGATTGCCGCGCTTGGCCATTCATTGAAAGAGGTGCGCATCGTCGACCTGCAGGAAGGCACGTTCTACGCCGACCTGATCTTCGACCGCGACATCAAGGTGTCGGCACGCCCGTCGGACTCGGTGGCCATCGCCCTGCGCGTCGGGGTGCCGATCTATGTCGAGGAAGCGGTGCTGGCCGAGGCCGGGCTGATGATCCCCGACGAGAGCGACGACGAACCCAGCGGCGCGGTGCGCGAGGACGAGGTCGAGAAATTCAAGGAGTTCCTCGACAGCGTGTCGCCGGACGACTTCAAGGCCACCTGA
- the ftsR gene encoding transcriptional regulator FtsR yields MTQPETSALNGMSIGVVLDLLRGEFPDVTHSKIRFLEAEGLVTPERTASGYRRFTAYDCARLRFILTAQRDQYLPLKVIKAHLDAQPDGELPQTGSPYATPRLVPVDDSAGSVGGVTAPPQPSQVRLSREDVLARSGVDEELLSSLVKAGVISPCFKSASATFFDEHSVVIAQCARALADYGVEPRHLRAFRSAADRQSDLIAQIAGPVVKAGKAGARDRADDLAREVAALAITLHTSLIKSAVRDVLDR; encoded by the coding sequence ATGACACAGCCCGAGACCTCTGCACTGAACGGGATGTCGATCGGGGTTGTCCTCGATCTACTGCGCGGCGAGTTCCCCGACGTCACCCATTCCAAGATCCGGTTCCTCGAAGCGGAGGGCCTGGTAACGCCGGAGCGCACGGCGTCGGGGTATCGGCGGTTCACGGCGTACGACTGCGCACGGCTGCGGTTCATCCTGACCGCCCAGCGCGACCAGTACCTGCCGTTGAAGGTGATCAAGGCGCACCTGGACGCGCAGCCCGACGGTGAACTCCCGCAGACCGGATCCCCGTATGCGACACCGCGTCTGGTGCCGGTCGACGACAGCGCCGGCAGCGTGGGTGGTGTCACCGCACCGCCACAGCCCAGCCAGGTCCGGCTCAGCAGGGAGGACGTGCTGGCACGCTCCGGGGTCGACGAGGAACTGTTGTCGTCTCTGGTCAAGGCGGGCGTCATCAGCCCATGCTTCAAGAGCGCCAGCGCAACCTTCTTCGACGAACACTCGGTGGTGATCGCCCAATGCGCCCGCGCGCTGGCCGATTACGGTGTCGAACCACGGCATCTGCGGGCCTTCCGGTCCGCGGCCGACCGGCAGTCCGACCTGATCGCGCAGATCGCCGGCCCGGTGGTCAAGGCCGGGAAAGCGGGTGCGCGCGATCGCGCCGACGACCTCGCGCGCGAGGTCGCCGCGCTGGCGATCACCTTGCACACGTCACTGATCAAGTCCGCGGTCCGCGACGTTCTGGACCGCTGA
- the garA gene encoding glycogen accumulation regulator GarA has product MTEKDFNSGADSDEVTVETTSVFRADFLNELDAPAAPGGETAVSGVEGLPVGSALLVVKRGPNAGSRFLLDQPTTSAGRHPDSDIFLDDVTVSRRHAEFRLESGEFQVVDVGSLNGTYVNREPVDSAVLANGDEVQIGKFRLVFLTGPKGDDAAAGN; this is encoded by the coding sequence GTGACGGAAAAAGACTTCAATTCGGGGGCGGACTCTGACGAAGTCACCGTGGAAACGACGTCGGTCTTTCGCGCCGACTTCCTCAACGAGCTGGACGCGCCTGCGGCCCCGGGCGGGGAAACCGCGGTATCCGGCGTCGAGGGGCTGCCCGTCGGCTCGGCTCTGCTGGTCGTCAAGCGCGGCCCCAATGCCGGGTCCCGTTTCCTGCTCGACCAGCCCACCACCTCGGCAGGTCGTCATCCCGACAGTGACATCTTCCTCGACGACGTCACCGTCAGCCGCCGGCACGCGGAGTTCCGGCTGGAATCCGGTGAGTTCCAGGTTGTCGATGTCGGCAGCCTCAACGGCACCTACGTCAACCGCGAGCCGGTCGACTCGGCGGTGCTGGCCAACGGCGACGAGGTCCAGATCGGAAAGTTCCGGCTGGTGTTCCTGACCGGGCCGAAGGGCGACGACGCCGCCGCCGGCAACTGA